A window of the Deinococcus gobiensis I-0 genome harbors these coding sequences:
- a CDS encoding RNA methyltransferase: MNLAVVLVSPKTPGNVGAAARAMLNMGASDLRIVAPRCDYLDSQAVAMAVHAADLLRGARVYPTLREALADRDVSVGTSARIRADLPAPQHPAQIRPLVRGAAAPALVFGPEETGLVNSDLEQCQVTVRIPTGDYASLNLAQAVLLVCYEFLQGVDEVPEHTRKTATREEMESTYGHLQEVMHLIGYTDAVRARHTLRLWRKLLDRAHMTSAESRLFRGLLRQVQWKVGSVPGAAQPEPLPEPDHADDR, from the coding sequence GTGAATCTCGCGGTGGTCCTCGTCTCTCCGAAAACACCCGGCAACGTGGGGGCGGCGGCCCGCGCGATGCTGAACATGGGGGCCTCCGACCTGCGGATCGTGGCCCCGCGCTGCGACTACCTCGATTCGCAGGCGGTGGCGATGGCGGTCCACGCGGCCGACCTGCTGCGCGGCGCGCGGGTGTACCCCACCCTGCGCGAGGCCCTGGCCGACCGCGACGTCAGCGTGGGCACCTCGGCCCGCATCCGCGCCGACCTGCCCGCCCCCCAGCACCCGGCCCAGATCCGGCCGCTGGTGCGGGGCGCGGCGGCCCCGGCGCTGGTGTTCGGCCCCGAGGAGACCGGGCTGGTGAACAGCGACCTGGAGCAGTGTCAGGTGACGGTGCGCATTCCGACCGGCGACTACGCCAGCCTCAACCTCGCGCAGGCCGTACTGCTGGTGTGCTACGAGTTCTTGCAGGGCGTGGACGAGGTGCCCGAGCACACACGCAAGACCGCCACCCGCGAGGAGATGGAGTCTACCTACGGCCACCTTCAGGAGGTCATGCACCTCATCGGCTACACCGACGCCGTGCGCGCCCGGCACACGCTGCGGCTGTGGCGCAAGCTGCTCGACCGGGCCCACATGACCAGCGCCGAAAGCCGCCTGTTCCGGGGGCTGCTGCGGCAGGTGCAGTGGAAAGTCGGCAGTGTCCCCGGCGCCGCGCAGCCGGAGCCCCTGCCGGAACCGGACCACGCCGACGACCGCTGA
- a CDS encoding alpha/beta fold hydrolase, whose amino-acid sequence MPPARTVLLLHAYPLSAAMWGEQRRALEAAGWTVLAPDLPGFGGQPGALVSLPGAAADLLAALPPEPLALVGLSMGGYLGLELLAQAPERFLAAVLADTTARTDPPEKVQARHEQARRALAEGTDFLVDAAREEHWPPTFERIRPMVEMATPAGVAGALRAMAARQEHRDTLRGLRLPVLTLVGAQDTLTPPERAQEMADLAGGRCEVLPGAAHLSNLDAPEAFTAALLPFLEETFSAASGTAPDSAAPDRPS is encoded by the coding sequence ATGCCCCCTGCCCGGACCGTCCTGCTGCTGCACGCCTACCCGCTCTCGGCCGCGATGTGGGGCGAGCAGCGCCGCGCGCTCGAAGCCGCCGGCTGGACGGTCCTGGCCCCCGACCTCCCGGGCTTCGGCGGCCAGCCCGGCGCGCTGGTGTCCCTGCCCGGCGCGGCGGCCGACCTCCTGGCCGCGCTGCCCCCGGAGCCGCTGGCCCTGGTCGGCCTGAGCATGGGCGGCTACCTGGGGCTGGAGCTGCTGGCCCAGGCCCCGGAGCGTTTTCTCGCCGCCGTGCTGGCCGACACGACCGCCCGCACCGACCCGCCCGAGAAGGTCCAGGCCCGCCACGAGCAGGCGCGGCGCGCGCTGGCCGAGGGCACCGATTTCCTGGTGGACGCGGCGCGTGAGGAACACTGGCCCCCCACCTTCGAGCGCATCCGCCCGATGGTCGAGATGGCGACGCCTGCCGGGGTGGCGGGGGCGCTGCGGGCGATGGCCGCGCGGCAGGAGCACCGGGACACCCTGCGCGGCTTGCGGCTGCCGGTGCTCACGCTGGTGGGGGCACAGGACACCCTCACGCCGCCGGAACGCGCCCAGGAGATGGCCGACCTGGCGGGTGGGCGCTGCGAGGTGTTGCCCGGCGCCGCCCACCTCTCGAATCTCGACGCCCCCGAGGCCTTTACGGCGGCGCTGCTGCCTTTTCTGGAGGAGACCTTCAGCGCAGCGAGCGGTACAGCGCCAGATAGTGCCGCGCCGGACCGTCCCAGCTGA
- a CDS encoding glycogen synthase has protein sequence MHVAHIASEVFPFSRSGGLGDVVGALPAVQAAQGSEVTVVSPWYASLGGETPGHLWAGDLPELGGALGLGDAPHVWVGEVRRGGVRYLFIGLSPFSRPGLYHDDDVWRYCAFGQAVLPVLRRLGTVPDVVHGHDWQAGLVVAHAQLAGLATVFSVHNLQYQGKWNFAEGSRWTGLPDWALGPDGLEKDGDVNLMKAGLTFADRVTTVSPTYAQEITTPQYGEGLEDLLGGLARQGRLSGILNGLDQERWDPRTDPDITPYGDLAGKAAATAALRAEFGLDSAPVLATVSRLAGQKGMDLLIEALPALTPDWNVVVLGGGDPLLEAALTGWAQHPRVAFAQGMNEALAHRIYAGADAFAMPSRFEPCGLSQMIAMRYGTLPVVRETGGLVDTVPHDVGFRFAEAEPQALAAACTETLAAYRQPGDWAGRVERAMRLDFSWDGPARHYLALYRSLR, from the coding sequence ATGCATGTCGCGCACATAGCGTCCGAAGTCTTCCCCTTTTCCCGCTCCGGTGGTCTGGGCGACGTGGTGGGGGCATTGCCGGCCGTGCAGGCGGCCCAGGGCAGCGAGGTCACGGTGGTGTCGCCCTGGTACGCCAGTCTGGGCGGCGAGACCCCCGGGCACCTGTGGGCCGGCGACCTGCCGGAACTGGGCGGCGCGCTGGGTCTGGGCGACGCCCCCCATGTCTGGGTGGGCGAGGTGCGGCGCGGCGGCGTGCGTTACCTCTTCATCGGCCTGTCGCCCTTTTCGCGGCCAGGGCTGTACCACGACGACGACGTGTGGCGCTACTGCGCCTTCGGGCAGGCCGTGCTGCCGGTCCTGCGCCGCCTGGGGACCGTGCCGGACGTGGTCCACGGCCACGACTGGCAGGCCGGTCTAGTCGTGGCGCACGCGCAGCTCGCGGGCCTTGCCACGGTCTTCAGCGTGCACAACCTGCAATACCAGGGCAAGTGGAATTTCGCCGAGGGAAGCCGCTGGACCGGTCTGCCCGACTGGGCGCTGGGGCCGGACGGCCTGGAGAAGGACGGCGACGTCAACCTGATGAAAGCGGGGCTGACCTTCGCCGACCGCGTGACCACCGTCAGCCCGACCTACGCCCAGGAGATCACCACGCCGCAGTACGGCGAGGGCCTGGAGGACCTGCTGGGAGGCCTCGCGCGCCAGGGCCGCCTGAGCGGCATCCTGAACGGGCTGGACCAGGAGCGCTGGGACCCGCGTACCGACCCCGACATCACGCCCTACGGGGACCTCGCGGGCAAGGCGGCGGCGACGGCGGCCCTGCGCGCCGAGTTCGGGCTGGACAGCGCGCCGGTCCTGGCGACGGTCAGCCGGCTGGCGGGCCAGAAGGGCATGGACCTGCTGATCGAGGCGCTGCCCGCCCTGACCCCCGACTGGAACGTGGTCGTGCTGGGCGGCGGCGACCCGCTGCTGGAGGCCGCACTGACCGGCTGGGCGCAGCACCCGCGCGTGGCCTTCGCGCAGGGCATGAACGAGGCGCTGGCCCACCGCATCTATGCCGGGGCCGACGCCTTCGCCATGCCCAGCCGCTTTGAGCCGTGCGGCCTGTCGCAGATGATCGCCATGCGCTACGGCACCCTGCCGGTCGTGCGCGAGACGGGCGGACTGGTGGACACCGTGCCGCACGACGTGGGCTTCCGCTTTGCCGAGGCCGAGCCGCAGGCGCTGGCCGCCGCGTGTACCGAAACCCTGGCCGCGTACCGGCAGCCCGGCGACTGGGCGGGGCGGGTAGAGCGCGCCATGCGCCTCGACTTCAGCTGGGACGGTCCGGCGCGGCACTATCTGGCGCTGTACCGCTCGCTGCGCTGA
- a CDS encoding adenylate/guanylate cyclase domain-containing protein, translating to MATQQACFVMVDLVGSTALAQRLPVDHYAALMAEFVQLLYLSFEAHGGCVLQHQGDAVLAFWPQDQAEAAVLAALDAHGRVARLRLAGLLGLSLQLRGAVTSGEVITGHIGGQLSAYGLPVNFARRLCGGAQPGQTLVCQIVQSGCAASARLEFGLLGEPLELRDFGEICEVYEARRVLRDNQMKVG from the coding sequence GTGGCGACCCAGCAGGCCTGTTTCGTCATGGTGGACCTGGTGGGGAGTACGGCGCTGGCGCAGCGGTTGCCGGTCGATCACTACGCGGCCCTGATGGCCGAGTTCGTCCAGCTGCTGTACCTGAGTTTCGAGGCCCACGGCGGCTGTGTGCTGCAACATCAGGGTGACGCCGTCCTGGCCTTCTGGCCCCAGGACCAGGCCGAAGCGGCGGTGCTCGCGGCACTCGACGCCCATGGCCGCGTCGCGCGGCTGCGTCTGGCCGGGCTGCTGGGGCTCTCGCTGCAGCTGCGCGGGGCGGTCACGTCCGGCGAGGTCATCACCGGGCATATCGGCGGGCAGCTCAGCGCCTACGGCCTGCCGGTCAATTTCGCGCGGCGGCTGTGCGGCGGCGCGCAGCCCGGCCAGACGTTGGTGTGTCAGATCGTGCAGTCGGGCTGCGCCGCCTCGGCGCGCCTGGAATTCGGGCTTCTGGGCGAGCCGCTGGAACTGCGCGACTTCGGGGAGATCTGCGAGGTCTACGAGGCCCGGCGCGTCCTGCGCGACAACCAGATGAAAGTCGGCTAA
- a CDS encoding response regulator transcription factor translates to MERKPLVLVIEDEKDIARFIELELAAEGYATEVAFDGVTGLSKFREVNPDLVILDLMLPVLDGLEVARRIRKTSNTPIIILTAKDGIQDKVEGLDSGADDYLIKPFSIEELLARVRAHLRRVNPAVTGEVRVADLVMNLDGREIFRGGRRVELSAKEFELLELLARNPGKVFSRFEIEEKVWPEYTGGSNVVDVYIGYLRRKLEEGGERRLIHTVRGVGYVLREE, encoded by the coding sequence ATGGAACGCAAGCCGCTGGTCCTCGTCATTGAAGATGAAAAAGACATTGCCCGCTTCATAGAACTGGAACTCGCGGCCGAGGGTTACGCCACCGAGGTGGCCTTCGACGGCGTGACGGGTCTTTCCAAATTCCGCGAAGTCAACCCCGATCTCGTCATCCTCGACCTCATGCTGCCGGTCCTCGACGGCCTGGAGGTCGCGCGGCGCATCCGCAAGACGAGCAACACGCCCATCATCATCCTGACGGCCAAGGACGGCATTCAGGACAAGGTCGAGGGCCTGGATTCCGGGGCCGACGACTACCTCATCAAGCCTTTTTCCATCGAGGAACTGCTGGCCCGCGTGCGCGCGCATCTGCGCCGCGTGAACCCGGCCGTGACCGGCGAGGTGCGTGTGGCCGACCTCGTGATGAACCTCGACGGCCGTGAGATCTTCCGGGGTGGTCGGCGCGTGGAGCTGAGCGCCAAGGAATTCGAGCTGCTCGAACTGCTGGCGCGCAATCCCGGCAAAGTCTTCTCGCGCTTCGAGATCGAGGAGAAGGTCTGGCCCGAATACACCGGAGGCAGCAATGTCGTGGACGTGTATATCGGCTACCTGCGCCGCAAGCTTGAGGAGGGAGGCGAGCGCCGGCTGATCCATACCGTGCGCGGCGTCGGCTACGTGCTGCGCGAGGAGTGA